Proteins from a genomic interval of Nitrospiria bacterium:
- a CDS encoding two-component regulator propeller domain-containing protein gives MGYARLAAWIVLTALSDFVLVACDAKTPPAPPSGNPAADSKGAVPQEEAWTNFTTGANVKAMALEGDHLWMGLPNGIIRYDTGTLDSHEVFTPASTQGGLLSKGIYTLKVDRQGLKWIGTYGGGLTLFDGKTWKTYTVADGLGDQWIYDIVFDGAQAWIATWKGVSVFDGKRFKNYTEKDGLIDKWVYAIALDHDHVFWFGTESGVNRFDGKTWSAYTHKDGLGADVEARTPGDPVPPAPSEAAVSGLPPSESADYGSTGSPSMHHHMGPGKRNVGSNPNFVIAATVGPDNAKWFGTWGTGLSRFDGKTWTTFTKKDGLGGNFIHTLAVDSDGLIWAGTNGGASWYDGKRWRNFSQADGLVDNNVFSIVFDDKGDRWFGTWRGLSRHHGKLPS, from the coding sequence ATGGGTTATGCGCGTTTGGCCGCTTGGATCGTCCTGACCGCGCTGTCGGATTTCGTCCTCGTCGCGTGCGACGCGAAGACGCCGCCGGCCCCTCCCTCCGGGAATCCCGCCGCGGACTCCAAGGGCGCCGTCCCGCAAGAAGAGGCCTGGACGAATTTCACCACCGGCGCGAACGTGAAGGCGATGGCGCTGGAGGGCGATCATCTCTGGATGGGCCTGCCCAATGGGATCATCCGCTACGACACGGGCACGCTCGACAGCCACGAGGTGTTCACGCCCGCCTCCACGCAGGGCGGGCTTTTGAGCAAGGGGATCTACACGCTGAAGGTGGATCGGCAGGGCCTCAAATGGATCGGGACCTACGGCGGCGGGTTGACCCTGTTCGACGGGAAGACCTGGAAGACCTATACCGTCGCGGACGGCCTCGGGGACCAGTGGATCTACGACATCGTGTTCGACGGGGCCCAGGCCTGGATCGCCACCTGGAAGGGCGTCAGCGTCTTCGACGGAAAACGGTTCAAGAACTACACCGAGAAGGACGGCCTGATCGATAAATGGGTCTACGCCATCGCGCTGGACCACGACCACGTGTTCTGGTTCGGCACCGAGTCGGGGGTGAACCGCTTCGACGGAAAAACCTGGTCCGCTTACACGCACAAGGACGGCCTGGGCGCCGACGTTGAGGCGAGGACCCCGGGCGATCCGGTCCCGCCGGCGCCTTCCGAAGCGGCCGTCTCGGGCCTCCCCCCGTCCGAGTCGGCGGACTACGGCTCGACCGGCTCGCCGTCCATGCACCACCACATGGGTCCCGGCAAGAGGAACGTCGGCTCCAACCCGAACTTCGTCATCGCGGCGACGGTGGGGCCCGACAACGCCAAATGGTTCGGGACCTGGGGGACCGGCCTCTCGCGTTTCGATGGAAAGACCTGGACGACCTTCACGAAAAAAGACGGCCTGGGTGGAAATTTCATCCATACGCTGGCCGTGGATTCCGACGGCTTGATCTGGGCCGGCACCAACGGCGGCGCCAGCTGGTACGACGGAAAACGTTGGCGGAACTTTTCCCAGGCCGACGGGCTGGTGGACAACAACGTCTTCTCGATCGTCTTCGACGACAAGGGCGACCGCTGGTTCGGGACCTGGCGGGGACTGAGCCGCCACCATGGAAAATTGCCGTCCTGA
- a CDS encoding pseudouridine synthase: MNRAQGIKPQRSSQRRRPLPNVSLSRALSKLGFASRTQARDLIRSGRVAVNGKVLTNPEVRVHPEREIIAVDGKTVARGRRLYIMMHKPSGYVTTRSDERGRSTVYDLLKDRDRWLFPVGRLDRDSRGLLLFTNDTKWADALMDPASKVAKTYELRLDREMEDRDMDGFRAGVTLDDGERTRPAKIRRLDRADGPWVEAAITEGKNRQLRRMMAALGYDVKALVRTRIGPLSLEGLKEGSIRPLTDREVQSLKLT, from the coding sequence ATGAATCGGGCCCAGGGAATCAAACCGCAACGCTCTTCACAGCGACGCCGTCCCCTTCCCAACGTCAGCCTCTCGCGCGCGCTGTCCAAGCTGGGATTCGCCTCCCGCACGCAGGCCCGCGACCTGATCCGGTCCGGCCGCGTCGCCGTCAACGGAAAAGTGCTCACCAATCCCGAGGTCCGGGTCCATCCCGAGCGCGAAATCATCGCCGTGGACGGGAAGACGGTCGCCCGCGGACGGCGCCTATATATAATGATGCACAAACCGAGCGGTTACGTCACGACCCGCTCGGACGAGCGCGGCCGATCCACCGTCTACGATCTGCTCAAGGACCGGGACCGCTGGCTCTTCCCGGTCGGCCGGCTCGACCGGGACAGCCGCGGGCTTCTCCTCTTCACCAACGACACGAAATGGGCCGACGCGCTGATGGACCCGGCCTCGAAGGTCGCAAAGACCTACGAGCTTCGGCTCGACCGCGAGATGGAGGATCGGGACATGGACGGTTTTCGTGCCGGCGTGACTCTCGATGACGGCGAACGGACGCGTCCGGCGAAGATCCGGCGGCTCGACCGCGCGGACGGCCCGTGGGTCGAGGCCGCGATCACGGAGGGCAAAAACCGCCAGCTACGACGGATGATGGCCGCGCTCGGATACGACGTGAAGGCCCTCGTCCGGACCCGGATCGGACCGCTTTCACTCGAGGGTCTGAAAGAAGGTTCGATCCGTCCGCTGACCGATCGGGAAGTCCAGTCACTAAAACTCACCTGA
- a CDS encoding DUF2157 domain-containing protein translates to MIAPNPKLVENLKTSLAQGKSKEDIYKELLAQGWTIEAIQESFNSIDVDREKEDTSKNFIHTVVIIAAYLVGAGIFSFIAANWPAMPRPMKISTILVSMIVSYTTGWFLKEKLNFPKTGLGLFLLGNIIYGAGIFLVAQMFNIRANWPDGFILWMIGTIAMAFAVEVYSLFYLAILLGIIALVGQPSRIYFGFGYFLLTSSVLLLVATLITFVTGFLVRKKMPPELNEFY, encoded by the coding sequence ATGATCGCCCCCAACCCAAAACTTGTCGAAAATCTAAAGACCTCATTAGCCCAAGGAAAGTCAAAAGAGGATATTTATAAAGAACTCCTTGCCCAGGGATGGACGATTGAGGCGATCCAGGAAAGTTTTAATTCAATCGACGTCGACCGGGAAAAAGAAGATACATCAAAAAACTTCATCCATACAGTTGTAATTATTGCTGCCTACCTTGTGGGGGCGGGTATTTTTTCCTTCATAGCGGCAAATTGGCCGGCGATGCCCCGACCCATGAAAATTTCGACCATTCTTGTCTCAATGATCGTGTCTTACACCACGGGGTGGTTTCTGAAAGAAAAACTAAACTTCCCCAAAACCGGGCTGGGGTTGTTCCTGCTTGGCAACATCATTTACGGAGCGGGGATATTTTTAGTCGCACAAATGTTTAATATCCGGGCCAACTGGCCCGATGGTTTTATATTATGGATGATCGGCACGATTGCGATGGCCTTTGCGGTCGAGGTCTATTCATTATTCTATCTGGCCATTCTACTAGGCATCATCGCATTAGTCGGACAACCCTCTCGAATTTATTTTGGCTTTGGATATTTCCTTCTCACCTCTTCCGTCTTGCTTCTTGTCGCAACCCTGATCACCTTTGTGACCGGATTCCTCGTTCGCAAGAAAATGCCGCCGGAGCTTAACGAATTCTACTAG
- a CDS encoding GDYXXLXY domain-containing protein, which produces MTKQTKFILAITLQAVIIFGIIIYKISILAAGTEILLKIVPADPRDVLRGDFATFQYSAISHLDEYVLNGQPFGNGDTVYVVLRQIGTYWSPQKVQKNRPSDEAIFLKGKVESGGTETGSSLLPRRRFGDSRLHVVYGIEDYFIPEGKGQGVRLQNKEAAALVVVDENGDAFLEQVYVDDKTWP; this is translated from the coding sequence ATGACAAAACAGACAAAATTTATTTTGGCGATAACCCTCCAAGCCGTAATAATTTTTGGCATCATTATTTATAAAATCTCCATCCTCGCCGCCGGGACGGAGATTTTATTGAAAATCGTACCGGCGGATCCGCGAGATGTGTTGCGCGGGGATTTTGCCACATTTCAATACAGCGCCATATCTCATCTTGATGAATATGTTCTCAACGGGCAACCATTTGGAAATGGCGATACCGTTTACGTGGTCCTTCGGCAAATTGGAACGTATTGGTCCCCCCAAAAAGTTCAAAAGAACAGACCATCGGACGAAGCGATATTTCTCAAAGGCAAGGTGGAAAGCGGGGGGACTGAAACCGGTTCGAGTCTTTTACCCCGTCGACGATTCGGGGATTCTCGTCTTCATGTGGTCTACGGCATCGAGGATTATTTTATTCCCGAAGGAAAAGGACAAGGGGTTCGTTTACAAAACAAAGAGGCCGCCGCGTTGGTCGTCGTGGATGAAAACGGCGACGCTTTTCTCGAACAGGTTTATGTAGACGATAAAACTTGGCCATGA
- a CDS encoding DUF3105 domain-containing protein produces the protein MRSLFRSIAAAWLLLGMIAGSVEFSPARAEETKAFVPPGKEVPSLGNNHIQSPGDPHIPYNSVPPTSGPHLPYIAKWGVSKTPIADELQVHNLEDGGVMIQYNCQDCDVLVALLEKFAVKYNKVIVAPYPKMKTPIALTAWGRIDTMDQPDEARIERFIKAYMGIDHHVRE, from the coding sequence ATGCGTTCACTGTTTCGATCGATCGCGGCCGCGTGGCTCCTCCTCGGCATGATCGCGGGATCCGTTGAATTTTCACCGGCACGGGCCGAGGAAACCAAGGCTTTTGTCCCCCCCGGCAAAGAGGTTCCCAGCCTCGGAAACAATCACATCCAGTCCCCCGGCGATCCTCACATTCCCTACAACAGCGTTCCGCCCACCTCCGGTCCCCACCTTCCCTACATCGCGAAGTGGGGCGTTTCGAAGACGCCGATCGCCGACGAGCTTCAGGTGCACAACCTGGAGGACGGCGGCGTGATGATTCAATACAACTGCCAGGACTGCGACGTCCTGGTGGCCCTGCTTGAAAAATTCGCGGTGAAATACAACAAGGTGATCGTCGCGCCGTATCCCAAGATGAAGACGCCCATCGCGCTGACGGCCTGGGGCCGGATCGACACGATGGACCAGCCCGACGAGGCCCGCATCGAGCGGTTCATCAAGGCCTACATGGGCATCGATCATCACGTCAGAGAATAG
- the lnt gene encoding apolipoprotein N-acyltransferase: MKAHPLILASLSGVLCFLSFPRYDFEALAWIALVPLFLALENQTVRKSFWLGWSAGTVYFLGTVHWVTNTMIRYGKLPAVVSYPIMLLFVVYLGLYVAAFAALFVFLRRRTTFPATLSAPVLWVSLELLRTYALTGFPWAALGYSQYLALPVIQVADTTGVYGVSFLVVLVNVAVAEGGLALRVPRFRPAAWKPVATALVAVALVLGYGAWRLSQDRLSQPPTLRVGVVQANIPQDRKWDARFRQETIDRYERLSNDLSSRSIRLLVWPEAAMPFFFEEDEAFRQQVVDTVRGDRVPLLFGSPAVTTVGNQLRLFNSAYFLSADGRLLGRYDKMHLVPFGEYVPLERLLFFVNKMAEGIGDFLPGEDYTVMTLPSVDESQQTAQAGPSPKIATVICFEVIFPDLVRRFVKHGAQLMITITNDAWFGDSSAPYQHFSMVVLRAVENRVPFARAANTGVSGFIDRSGRIQKTSPIFVEAAQADALRLRTQTTFYTRHGDIFAYVCAIMASFMIYTAVRTRPQGEEFSYA; the protein is encoded by the coding sequence GTGAAGGCGCATCCATTGATCCTGGCCTCCCTGAGCGGCGTCCTGTGCTTCCTGAGCTTCCCGCGCTACGACTTCGAAGCCCTCGCCTGGATCGCGCTCGTTCCCCTCTTCCTCGCGCTCGAAAATCAGACGGTTCGAAAATCCTTCTGGCTGGGCTGGTCGGCCGGCACGGTCTACTTTCTCGGAACGGTCCACTGGGTCACGAACACGATGATCCGTTACGGAAAGCTCCCGGCCGTCGTGAGCTATCCGATCATGCTGCTGTTCGTCGTCTATCTCGGGCTGTACGTCGCCGCCTTCGCCGCGCTGTTTGTTTTCTTGAGACGGCGGACGACCTTCCCGGCGACGCTGTCGGCGCCGGTGCTCTGGGTTTCCCTGGAGCTCCTGCGGACCTACGCCCTCACGGGCTTCCCGTGGGCGGCGCTGGGCTATTCGCAATACCTCGCGTTGCCCGTGATTCAGGTTGCGGACACCACGGGCGTCTACGGGGTTTCCTTCCTGGTCGTGCTCGTCAACGTCGCCGTCGCGGAGGGGGGGCTGGCGCTTCGCGTCCCGCGATTCCGCCCGGCCGCCTGGAAACCCGTCGCCACGGCGCTCGTCGCGGTCGCCCTGGTCCTTGGGTACGGGGCCTGGCGACTGTCGCAGGATCGTCTCTCCCAACCGCCGACCCTCCGGGTGGGCGTGGTCCAGGCCAACATCCCCCAGGACCGGAAATGGGACGCCCGATTCCGCCAGGAGACGATCGACCGCTACGAACGGCTTTCCAACGACCTCTCGTCCCGATCGATCCGGCTCCTCGTCTGGCCGGAGGCGGCCATGCCGTTTTTCTTCGAGGAGGACGAGGCCTTCCGTCAGCAGGTGGTGGATACGGTCCGCGGAGATCGCGTCCCGCTGCTTTTCGGAAGCCCGGCCGTGACGACCGTCGGGAATCAGCTCCGCTTGTTCAACAGCGCCTATTTCCTGTCGGCCGACGGACGCCTGCTGGGACGCTACGACAAGATGCACCTCGTCCCCTTCGGGGAGTACGTTCCCCTGGAGCGGCTTCTTTTCTTCGTCAACAAGATGGCGGAGGGCATCGGCGATTTTCTCCCTGGGGAGGACTACACGGTGATGACGCTGCCGTCCGTGGATGAATCGCAACAGACGGCGCAGGCGGGCCCTTCCCCCAAGATCGCCACGGTGATCTGTTTCGAGGTGATCTTCCCGGACCTCGTCCGGCGCTTCGTCAAACACGGGGCGCAACTGATGATCACGATCACGAACGACGCCTGGTTCGGCGACTCCTCCGCGCCCTACCAGCATTTCTCGATGGTCGTCCTCCGGGCCGTCGAGAACCGCGTCCCCTTCGCGCGCGCGGCCAACACCGGGGTCTCCGGCTTCATCGACCGGAGCGGGCGGATCCAGAAGACCAGCCCGATCTTCGTCGAGGCGGCGCAGGCCGACGCCCTCCGGCTGCGCACCCAGACCACGTTCTACACCCGGCACGGTGACATTTTCGCCTATGTCTGTGCTATAATGGCGTCGTTCATGATTTATACGGCGGTCCGAACCCGGCCGCAAGGAGAGGAGTTTTCCTATGCTTGA
- the prfB gene encoding peptide chain release factor 2 (programmed frameshift): MLEEEKSQLNLLENRLSELGGIFDFPNLHKRLREIESRMAAPDFWNDAAAARHLVQEKTRLEKTLKKWDELERSREDLSVLLQLAEEQADASVHSEIQQSLKSLQEAIRHREIEMLLSGEKDPNNAIVTIHPGAGGTESQDWAQMLFRMYTRWAERSGFQTELIDLQPGEEAGIKSASFSVIGDYAYGQLKAEAGVHRLVRISPFDANKRRHTSFASVFVYPEIEDDAELELDEQEIKMDAFRSSGPGGQNVNKVSSAVRLTHIPTGIVVACQTERSQHKNRSMAMKLLRAKLYELEQEKKKKEMSSIVGEKKEIAWGSQIRSYVFQPYQMVKDHRTNTEVGNVSAVMDGDLDVFINAYLVQSMKAAKTTG; the protein is encoded by the exons ATGCTTGAAGAAGAGAAATCCCAGTTGAACCTGCTCGAGAACCGACTGAGCGAACTT GGGGGCATCTTTGACTTCCCGAACCTTCACAAACGGCTCCGTGAGATCGAATCCCGGATGGCCGCGCCCGATTTCTGGAACGACGCGGCGGCCGCGCGTCATCTCGTCCAGGAGAAGACCCGCCTCGAAAAGACCCTGAAGAAATGGGACGAGCTGGAGCGGTCGCGGGAGGATCTCTCGGTGCTGCTCCAACTCGCCGAAGAACAGGCCGACGCCTCCGTCCATTCCGAGATCCAGCAGTCGCTTAAATCCCTCCAGGAAGCGATCCGCCACCGGGAGATCGAGATGCTCCTGTCCGGCGAGAAGGATCCGAACAACGCCATCGTCACGATTCATCCGGGCGCGGGGGGGACCGAATCCCAGGATTGGGCCCAGATGCTCTTCCGGATGTACACCCGCTGGGCCGAGCGCAGCGGCTTTCAGACCGAGTTGATCGACCTGCAACCCGGCGAGGAGGCCGGGATCAAGAGCGCCTCCTTCTCGGTGATCGGCGACTACGCCTACGGCCAGCTCAAGGCCGAGGCCGGGGTGCACCGTCTGGTGCGGATCTCGCCCTTCGACGCCAACAAGCGCCGCCACACGTCGTTCGCCTCCGTCTTCGTCTATCCCGAGATCGAGGACGACGCCGAGCTCGAGCTGGACGAGCAGGAGATCAAGATGGATGCCTTCCGGTCGAGCGGTCCGGGCGGCCAGAACGTGAACAAGGTCTCCTCGGCCGTACGGCTGACGCACATCCCCACCGGCATCGTGGTCGCCTGCCAGACCGAACGCTCGCAGCACAAGAACCGCTCGATGGCGATGAAGCTTCTTCGCGCGAAGCTCTACGAGCTGGAGCAGGAAAAAAAGAAAAAGGAGATGAGCTCGATCGTGGGCGAAAAAAAGGAGATCGCCTGGGGCAGCCAGATCCGCTCCTACGTCTTCCAGCCCTATCAGATGGTCAAGGATCACCGGACGAACACCGAGGTCGGAAACGTCTCGGCCGTGATGGACGGCGACCTCGACGTCTTCATCAACGCCTACCTCGTCCAGTCGATGAAGGCGGCAAAGACGACCGGGTAG
- the lysS gene encoding lysine--tRNA ligase has translation MEEQNDQYLQRLKKSDELKASGIAPYGRRFEATDTALALSEKYAAATKEALESRSVPCRLAGRVVALRRFGKAAFAHIQDGTGRIQVYFKKEQLDAPGVAVFEQMDLGDILGVSGRLFRTKTEELTVQVETLTLLAKSLRPLPEKWHGLTDVEIRYRQRYLDLISNPDVRRVFLQRSRIIAAVREFLNERGFLEVETPMMQPIPGGAAARPFITHHNTLGIDLYLRIAPELYLKRLIVGGLERVYEINRNFRNEGISTVHNPEFTMLEFYQAYADYQDLMAMTEALFGFVAGRVLGGLTFAYQDHTIDLTPPWKRIPFREAIRAIVPDRSVLENRQKLLDFLAQNKIPAKGNEPMGKLQQALFEARVEPSLIQPTFITDYPTEISPLAKRKESDPELTDRFELFVTGLELANAFSELNDPLDQRRRFEDQVKSRAAGDLEAHQMDEDYLRALEHAMPPTAGEGVGIDRLVMLLTNQTSIRDVIFFPQLRPARLPDAQEKP, from the coding sequence ATGGAAGAACAAAACGACCAGTATCTCCAGCGGCTCAAGAAATCGGACGAGCTCAAGGCCTCCGGCATCGCCCCGTACGGCCGCCGCTTCGAGGCGACCGACACCGCCCTCGCGTTGTCTGAAAAATACGCCGCCGCAACCAAAGAGGCGTTGGAGAGCCGGTCCGTCCCCTGCCGGCTGGCCGGACGCGTCGTAGCGCTGCGGCGCTTCGGCAAGGCGGCCTTCGCCCATATTCAGGACGGGACGGGACGCATCCAGGTCTATTTTAAAAAAGAACAATTGGATGCCCCGGGCGTCGCGGTCTTCGAACAGATGGACCTCGGCGACATCCTCGGCGTCTCCGGCCGGCTGTTCCGGACGAAGACGGAGGAGTTGACCGTCCAGGTCGAGACCCTTACGCTGCTCGCCAAGTCGCTCCGTCCCCTGCCCGAGAAATGGCACGGACTGACGGACGTGGAGATCCGCTACCGCCAGCGTTATCTCGACCTGATCAGCAATCCCGACGTCCGCCGGGTTTTCCTCCAGCGCAGCCGGATCATCGCGGCCGTCCGGGAGTTTTTGAACGAACGGGGCTTCCTCGAGGTCGAGACGCCGATGATGCAGCCGATCCCCGGCGGCGCGGCCGCGCGGCCCTTCATCACGCACCACAACACGCTGGGGATCGATCTTTATCTGCGCATCGCCCCGGAGCTCTACCTGAAGCGGCTGATCGTGGGCGGCCTGGAGCGGGTCTACGAGATCAACCGGAACTTCCGGAACGAGGGGATCTCGACCGTTCACAATCCGGAATTCACGATGCTCGAGTTCTACCAGGCCTACGCCGATTACCAGGACCTGATGGCGATGACGGAGGCGCTGTTCGGCTTCGTGGCGGGGCGGGTGCTGGGCGGCTTGACGTTTGCTTATCAGGATCACACGATCGACCTGACGCCCCCGTGGAAGCGGATCCCGTTTCGGGAAGCGATCCGGGCGATCGTCCCCGACCGGTCCGTATTGGAAAACCGTCAAAAACTTCTCGACTTCCTCGCTCAGAACAAGATTCCGGCGAAGGGAAACGAGCCGATGGGAAAGCTTCAACAGGCGCTGTTCGAGGCCCGCGTGGAACCCTCGCTGATCCAGCCGACCTTTATCACGGACTACCCGACCGAGATCTCGCCGCTGGCCAAGCGGAAGGAGTCCGATCCGGAGCTGACCGACCGCTTCGAGCTGTTCGTCACCGGGCTGGAGCTCGCCAACGCCTTCTCGGAGCTGAACGACCCCCTGGATCAGCGCCGGCGCTTCGAGGACCAGGTGAAAAGCCGCGCGGCCGGGGATCTCGAGGCGCATCAAATGGATGAAGACTACCTGCGCGCGCTGGAGCACGCGATGCCCCCGACCGCCGGAGAGGGCGTGGGGATCGACCGCCTCGTGATGCTCCTGACCAACCAGACCTCGATACGGGACGTGATCTTCTTCCCCCAGCTCCGTCCGGCCCGCCTTCCGGACGCGCAGGAGAAACCGTGA
- a CDS encoding lipoprotein-releasing ABC transporter permease subunit, protein MPYELFIGLRYLKGKRRHRSISLNTFISIGGVTLGVAALIATLAVMTGFKEDLRDKILGTNSHIVISDRTRDTMKDYRAALDRVKKVPHVLAATPFIYNQVLLTAGGSVSGVVLRGIDPALEPTVTDIQKNLVQGALSDIAKPPGKSADGQPIPPGIIVGKELAARLGTFSGDMINVVSPTGTPGPLGIIPKIRKFEVVGIFDSGMYEYDSSLAYISIGTAQDFFNLGDTVTGIEVKVDDIFRADRIAKTIEDALGFPYWARDWMRLNKNLFSALQLEKMMMFVILILIILVASFNIVGTLTMIVVEKSREIAILKAMGATRREVMRIFMVDGLVIGGIGTIIGIPLGYFVCYLLHAFYTLPSDVYYISHLPVTIRAVDVTLVSLSAVTISFIATLFPSWQAARLNPSEALRYE, encoded by the coding sequence CTGCCCTACGAATTATTCATCGGCCTGCGCTACCTCAAGGGCAAGCGGCGGCACCGGTCGATCTCGCTCAACACCTTCATCTCGATCGGCGGGGTGACGCTGGGCGTGGCCGCGCTGATCGCCACGCTGGCCGTCATGACCGGGTTCAAGGAGGACCTCCGGGACAAGATCCTCGGAACGAATTCGCACATCGTGATCTCCGACCGCACGCGCGACACGATGAAGGACTACCGCGCCGCGCTCGACCGGGTCAAGAAGGTCCCGCACGTTCTCGCGGCGACCCCGTTCATCTACAACCAGGTCCTGCTCACCGCCGGGGGCAGCGTCTCGGGCGTCGTCCTAAGGGGGATCGATCCGGCGCTGGAGCCGACCGTCACCGACATCCAGAAGAATCTGGTTCAGGGCGCGCTGTCGGACATCGCCAAGCCGCCGGGGAAGTCCGCCGACGGACAGCCGATTCCCCCCGGGATCATCGTGGGCAAGGAGCTGGCCGCGCGGCTCGGGACCTTTTCAGGCGACATGATCAACGTCGTCTCCCCCACCGGAACGCCGGGGCCGCTGGGCATCATCCCGAAGATCCGGAAGTTCGAGGTGGTCGGGATCTTCGACTCCGGCATGTACGAATACGACTCGTCGCTGGCCTACATCTCGATCGGGACGGCCCAGGACTTCTTCAACCTGGGCGACACCGTGACGGGCATCGAGGTCAAGGTGGACGACATCTTCCGGGCCGACCGGATCGCGAAGACGATCGAGGACGCGCTGGGATTTCCCTACTGGGCCCGCGACTGGATGCGGCTCAATAAAAATCTGTTCTCGGCCCTTCAGCTCGAAAAGATGATGATGTTCGTCATCCTGATCCTGATCATCCTCGTGGCCTCCTTCAACATCGTCGGGACGCTCACGATGATCGTGGTCGAGAAGAGCCGCGAGATCGCGATCCTCAAGGCGATGGGCGCCACGCGGCGGGAGGTGATGCGGATCTTCATGGTGGACGGGCTGGTGATCGGGGGCATCGGGACGATCATCGGGATCCCGCTGGGCTATTTCGTCTGCTACCTCCTGCACGCCTTCTACACGTTGCCCAGCGACGTCTATTACATCAGCCACCTCCCGGTCACGATCCGGGCGGTCGACGTGACCCTCGTCTCGCTCTCGGCCGTCACGATCAGCTTCATCGCGACGCTCTTCCCGTCCTGGCAGGCCGCGCGCCTGAACCCGTCGGAGGCGCTGAGGTACGAATGA
- a CDS encoding ABC transporter ATP-binding protein encodes MIKVTNLTKTFLMPQPLPILKGINLEVSKGEMLCIVGASGVGKSTLLHLLGGLDRPTSGTVAFEGEDLFALTDNQLAAFRNRRIGFVFQFHHLLPEFTALENTMMPGLIQGWKWPAAAKEAGALLNAVGLGERLHHRPGELSGGEQQRVAVARALILKPGLVLADEPTGNLDSHTSDEVFALMRGLNKQLGHTFVLVTHNEKLSAQADRLVHMVDGRIVEE; translated from the coding sequence ATGATCAAGGTCACCAACCTCACCAAGACGTTCCTCATGCCCCAGCCGCTGCCGATCCTCAAAGGGATCAATCTGGAGGTTTCGAAGGGCGAGATGCTCTGCATCGTCGGGGCGTCGGGCGTCGGAAAGAGCACGCTGCTTCACCTGCTCGGCGGGCTGGACCGGCCGACCTCGGGCACGGTCGCCTTCGAGGGGGAGGACCTGTTCGCGCTCACCGACAACCAGCTCGCCGCGTTCCGGAACCGGCGGATTGGATTCGTCTTCCAGTTCCATCATCTTCTCCCGGAATTCACGGCGCTCGAGAACACGATGATGCCGGGCCTGATCCAGGGCTGGAAATGGCCGGCGGCCGCGAAGGAGGCCGGCGCGCTGTTGAACGCGGTCGGCCTCGGAGAACGGCTCCACCACCGGCCGGGCGAGCTCTCCGGCGGCGAGCAGCAGCGGGTCGCCGTCGCGCGCGCGCTGATCCTGAAACCCGGCCTCGTCCTGGCCGACGAGCCCACCGGAAACCTCGACAGCCACACCTCGGACGAGGTCTTCGCCCTGATGCGGGGGCTCAACAAACAGCTCGGCCACACCTTCGTCCTCGTCACCCACAACGAGAAGCTCTCGGCCCAGGCCGACCGGCTCGTCCACATGGTCGACGGAAGGATTGTGGAAGAATAA